In one Echinicola marina genomic region, the following are encoded:
- the guaB gene encoding IMP dehydrogenase has protein sequence MNLNTDKFLYEALTYDDVLLVPGYSEVLPRDTNTSTQLTKKIRLNIPLVSAAMDTVTEAELAIAIALEGGLGFIHKNMTIEQQAAQVRRVKRSQSGMILDPITLQVDAIVKNAEDIMREYHIGGIPVVDKDRNLKGIITNRDLRFIKDQQKPVKEIMTSENLITAKAGITLEQAEEILQEYKIEKLPIIDEDNKLTGLITYKDILKRKDKPNACKDEYGRLRVGAAVGVTADIVERVQALKDAGVDVVSIDTAHGHSKGVIDTCRKIKDTFPDLEVIVGNIATPEAAKALADAGADAVKVGVGPGSICTTRVIAGVGVPQLSAVFECAKALEGTGVPVIADGGIRYSGDLVKAVAAGASSIMIGSLLAGTEEAPGEMIIYQGRKFKTYRGMGSLEAMESGSKDRYFQDAEDNIKKLVPEGIVGRVAFKGLVAEVLYQLVGGLQAGMGYCGTQTVEDLQKNGKFVKITAAGVHESHPHDVSVTREAPNYSAKG, from the coding sequence ATGAATCTAAATACCGATAAATTCCTCTACGAAGCGCTCACCTATGATGACGTGCTTTTGGTTCCCGGATACTCAGAAGTATTACCGCGCGACACCAACACCTCCACTCAACTTACTAAAAAAATCAGGTTAAACATTCCTTTGGTTTCAGCGGCCATGGATACCGTTACCGAAGCCGAACTGGCCATTGCCATTGCTTTGGAAGGAGGACTTGGTTTTATCCACAAAAACATGACTATTGAGCAGCAAGCCGCCCAAGTCAGAAGGGTAAAACGTTCTCAAAGCGGTATGATCCTAGATCCAATCACCTTACAGGTGGATGCCATAGTTAAAAATGCTGAAGACATCATGAGAGAATACCATATTGGTGGTATTCCAGTAGTGGACAAGGACAGAAACCTAAAAGGAATTATCACCAACAGGGACTTACGATTCATCAAAGATCAACAAAAGCCTGTTAAGGAGATCATGACCTCCGAAAATCTTATTACTGCTAAAGCGGGCATCACCCTGGAACAAGCGGAAGAGATTCTTCAAGAATATAAAATCGAAAAACTTCCCATCATCGACGAGGACAATAAACTTACAGGCTTGATCACCTATAAGGATATCCTTAAAAGGAAAGACAAGCCAAATGCTTGTAAAGATGAATATGGCCGTCTAAGAGTGGGAGCTGCTGTTGGGGTGACTGCAGACATCGTAGAAAGAGTCCAGGCCCTTAAAGATGCTGGAGTGGACGTGGTTTCCATTGACACTGCTCATGGCCACTCTAAAGGAGTTATCGATACTTGCAGAAAAATTAAAGACACCTTCCCTGACCTGGAAGTTATCGTAGGAAATATTGCTACACCAGAAGCGGCCAAGGCCCTTGCCGATGCAGGTGCTGATGCAGTAAAAGTAGGTGTAGGACCAGGAAGTATCTGTACTACCAGGGTTATTGCCGGTGTAGGTGTTCCCCAGTTATCTGCCGTATTCGAATGTGCCAAGGCGCTTGAAGGAACAGGAGTACCTGTTATTGCAGATGGTGGTATCCGCTATTCTGGTGACTTGGTCAAAGCAGTAGCTGCTGGGGCCAGCTCTATCATGATCGGATCACTATTGGCAGGAACTGAAGAGGCTCCAGGTGAAATGATCATCTATCAAGGAAGAAAATTCAAGACCTATAGAGGAATGGGCTCTTTGGAAGCCATGGAATCAGGATCAAAAGACCGTTATTTCCAAGATGCAGAAGACAATATCAAAAAGCTGGTTCCTGAAGGCATCGTAGGAAGGGTAGCCTTCAAAGGCCTGGTAGCAGAGGTACTTTACCAATTGGTAGGTGGATTGCAGGCTGGTATGGGCTATTGCGGCACACAGACGGTTGAGGACTTACAGAAAAATGGCAAATTTGTAAAAATCACTGCTGCTGGTGTTCATGAGTCCCACCCACATGATGTGAGTGTAACCAGGGAAGCACCTAACTATAGCGCAAAAGGTTAA
- a CDS encoding RsmB/NOP family class I SAM-dependent RNA methyltransferase, protein MRLHSNTVYGVVNAIDQIFNEQQYADKVIERTLKSNPKWGSRDRGFIAESAYEMVRWWRLINEVSPSDDLFHLFATYWLMQGNELPPWREFEGIDAKNIKERYECIDSRAILQSIPDWMDEMGEELLGEKWDKEIDALNEQAQVVIRVNSLKTSKEDLMNRFKEDDIETFAPKGYKDALVLAKRQNIFRHPAFKEGLFEVQDASSQLVAAALDVQPGMRVIDACAGAGGKSLHLATLMENKGRVLSMDVEDWKLKNTKLRARRNGISIIETKTIDGSKTIKRLSESADRLLLDVPCSGMGVLRRNPDTKWKISKESINNVRKIQQEILQGYCNMVKSGGMMVYATCSIFPSENQMQVDRFLKSEKGKKFELIEDQKVLAHESGFDGFYIAKLQRK, encoded by the coding sequence ATGAGGCTTCATTCCAACACCGTTTACGGGGTAGTCAATGCCATCGACCAAATATTCAACGAACAACAATATGCCGATAAGGTCATCGAAAGAACCTTGAAGTCCAACCCTAAATGGGGCTCAAGGGATCGAGGGTTTATCGCTGAATCCGCCTATGAAATGGTCCGTTGGTGGCGCTTGATCAACGAAGTGAGCCCATCTGATGATCTTTTTCATTTATTTGCCACTTACTGGCTGATGCAAGGCAACGAATTACCCCCTTGGAGAGAATTCGAAGGGATCGATGCCAAAAACATCAAAGAGCGCTACGAATGCATAGACAGCCGGGCCATATTACAATCTATCCCAGATTGGATGGACGAAATGGGCGAAGAGCTATTAGGAGAAAAGTGGGACAAGGAGATAGACGCTCTCAATGAACAGGCCCAAGTGGTTATCCGGGTAAACAGTCTTAAAACCAGCAAGGAAGACCTGATGAATCGCTTCAAGGAAGATGACATTGAAACCTTTGCTCCAAAAGGCTATAAAGACGCTTTGGTATTGGCCAAAAGGCAAAACATCTTTCGACACCCCGCATTTAAGGAAGGCCTTTTCGAGGTGCAAGACGCTTCTTCTCAACTCGTTGCTGCTGCACTGGATGTACAACCCGGCATGAGGGTAATAGATGCCTGCGCAGGAGCAGGCGGAAAATCCCTGCATCTGGCGACCCTAATGGAAAACAAAGGGCGCGTACTATCCATGGATGTAGAAGACTGGAAATTGAAAAATACCAAGCTCAGGGCGAGAAGGAACGGCATCAGTATTATTGAAACCAAAACCATTGATGGCAGCAAGACCATCAAGCGACTGAGTGAATCTGCCGATAGGCTATTACTGGATGTACCATGTTCTGGAATGGGAGTTTTAAGAAGAAACCCTGACACCAAATGGAAAATATCCAAGGAGTCGATTAATAATGTCCGCAAAATCCAACAGGAAATACTTCAAGGATACTGCAATATGGTCAAGTCTGGCGGCATGATGGTTTATGCTACCTGCAGCATTTTCCCTTCTGAAAACCAAATGCAAGTCGATCGGTTCCTAAAAAGTGAAAAAGGAAAAAAATTCGAACTCATTGAAGATCAAAAAGTTCTTGCCCACGAAAGTGGATTCGATGGATTTTATATAGCCAAACTACAACGAAAGTAA
- a CDS encoding homogentisate 1,2-dioxygenase: MAFYHRLGKIPPKRHTQFRQPDGSLYKEELVSSKGFSGIYSILYHIYNPNQVLEIQRPKPYHWEIAKDYGLRQTHLNTSEVKSTGTDYLHARRILMKNKDVMMGICMPENHNMDYYFKNADGDEAIFVHEGSGQLISQFGKLDIEAGDYIVIPRTTIYRFKWKKGPIKLLIIESASPIETVKRYRNEVGQLLEHSPYCERDIKIPDKLILEKEKGEHLVQIKKHDQLHQYVYNHSPFDIVGWDGYLYPYALSIKNFEPITGRIHQPPPVHQTFQAAGFVICSFVPRLFDYHPLSIPAPYNHSNIDSDEVLYYVDGDFMSRKGIDRGSFTIHTGGLPHGPHPGMVEKSIGASKTEETAVMLDTFSPLYLTQDALRYVDKNYPMSWTEK; encoded by the coding sequence ATGGCCTTCTATCATCGACTGGGAAAAATCCCTCCAAAACGCCATACACAATTCAGGCAACCAGATGGCAGCCTCTATAAAGAAGAACTGGTCAGCTCAAAAGGTTTTTCAGGTATCTATTCCATCCTTTACCATATTTATAACCCCAACCAAGTACTGGAAATCCAAAGACCCAAACCCTACCACTGGGAAATCGCCAAAGACTACGGGCTAAGACAAACCCATCTGAACACCTCTGAGGTAAAAAGTACCGGGACGGATTACTTGCATGCCCGACGAATACTCATGAAAAACAAGGATGTAATGATGGGTATCTGCATGCCAGAAAACCATAACATGGATTATTATTTCAAAAACGCCGATGGAGATGAAGCTATTTTTGTTCACGAAGGCAGCGGCCAATTAATTTCCCAATTTGGGAAATTGGACATAGAAGCAGGCGATTATATTGTCATCCCCAGAACGACCATATACAGGTTCAAATGGAAAAAAGGACCAATCAAACTACTTATAATAGAATCTGCAAGCCCTATAGAAACAGTCAAGCGCTACAGAAATGAGGTTGGGCAACTTCTCGAACACTCACCATATTGCGAAAGAGACATCAAAATCCCAGACAAGTTGATTTTGGAGAAGGAAAAAGGAGAGCACTTGGTACAAATCAAGAAACACGACCAATTACATCAATATGTCTATAACCATAGCCCCTTTGACATTGTGGGCTGGGACGGCTATTTGTATCCTTACGCCCTCTCCATAAAGAACTTTGAACCTATTACTGGGAGAATTCATCAGCCACCTCCTGTACACCAAACCTTTCAAGCAGCAGGTTTTGTGATTTGCTCCTTTGTGCCCAGATTGTTCGATTACCATCCTTTATCTATCCCAGCCCCTTACAACCACTCCAATATAGATTCCGATGAAGTGCTCTATTATGTAGACGGAGACTTTATGAGTAGAAAGGGAATCGACCGTGGCTCTTTCACCATTCACACGGGAGGCCTGCCCCATGGACCCCATCCGGGAATGGTAGAAAAAAGCATTGGAGCCAGCAAGACAGAAGAAACCGCAGTGATGCTCGACACCTTCAGCCCTCTGTATTTAACCCAGGATGCCCTGAGGTATGTGGACAAAAATTATCCAATGAGTTGGACGGAAAAATAA
- a CDS encoding formyl transferase translates to MKIVVVSECKAREMVAVKRIIQFFPNAIIVKPIYPKGKKNIKSLPKRLFQKGQYSMLKRMVLENNPEAHHISHIPIDAVKINDAEGIHFFKELAPDILITCRAPILSPEIIQIAKTATVNLHYGIAPKYRGNDSLFWALFHNDYENLGGCIHHIDQGVDTGNILAEVYPPLNSTDNELSIGIKTSHLLGIAIVNFIKAQEKSLSPILGKPQKDKGKNYHYSERTLLKSIRLLLRFQRNLTQIPESPQKIITYFKKEAVNIFA, encoded by the coding sequence ATGAAAATTGTAGTCGTCAGTGAATGCAAGGCCAGAGAAATGGTGGCAGTAAAAAGAATCATACAATTTTTTCCCAACGCAATTATTGTAAAACCCATTTATCCCAAAGGCAAAAAAAACATCAAATCACTTCCCAAAAGACTCTTTCAAAAGGGACAATACAGCATGCTGAAAAGGATGGTTTTGGAAAACAACCCCGAAGCCCATCATATTAGCCATATTCCTATTGACGCAGTCAAGATAAACGATGCTGAAGGAATACATTTTTTTAAAGAACTGGCACCGGATATACTGATTACTTGTAGGGCACCTATATTATCTCCAGAAATCATCCAAATCGCCAAAACAGCTACCGTTAACCTCCACTACGGCATTGCACCAAAATACCGGGGAAATGACTCCTTATTCTGGGCACTGTTTCATAACGACTATGAAAACCTGGGTGGATGCATCCACCACATAGACCAGGGAGTGGATACCGGAAATATATTGGCTGAAGTCTACCCTCCGCTCAACTCAACCGATAATGAACTTAGCATAGGCATCAAAACTTCCCATTTGTTGGGAATCGCCATCGTCAACTTTATCAAGGCTCAGGAAAAAAGCCTCTCTCCCATTTTAGGAAAACCACAAAAAGACAAGGGAAAAAATTACCATTATTCCGAACGTACCTTATTAAAAAGCATAAGACTCCTGTTGAGATTCCAAAGGAACTTAACCCAGATCCCGGAAAGCCCCCAAAAGATCATCACTTATTTCAAAAAAGAGGCCGTTAACATCTTCGCCTAA
- the htpG gene encoding molecular chaperone HtpG, producing MQEKGTISIHTENIFPIIKKFLYSDNEIFLRELVSNAVDATQKIKRLAQLGQYPGELGDITVEVSFDKEKKTITIADKGLGMTAEEIKKYINQIAFSGATEFVEKFKDAKDANEIIGKFGLGFYSAFMVAHRVDIHSLSYQEGAEPAKWTCDGSTSFEISAGDRTERGTEITLHINEESEEFLDKWKLQEILDKYCKFLPVPIKFETKTESVEDGTDEEGKPKYKSVEVDNIINTTAPIWTKSPSELKDEDYLSFYKELYPMSEDPLFWIHLNVDYPFNLTGVLYFPKVKNEFELQKNKIKLFSRQVFITDEVKDIVPEFLMLLHGVIDSPDIPLNVSRSFLQADGNVKKINSYITKKVADKLAELFKKDRAAYESKWGDIGLFVKYGMISEDKFYDKGKDFALLSNTKGEHFTIEEYKEKVKESQTDKDGQAIFLYSTDAEKQDAFIQSANNKGYDVLVMDTPIDSHFINQLEQKLEKTSLKRVDADVVDKLIKKEEDTTHVLTEEQSKQVKEVFEKAIGNKAYSVEVEGLSPEELPVTITMEEFMRRMKDMAQTGGGMGFYGAMPDNYKVAINGNHKIIDRILKAEGEEEQAKLAKQAFDLAKLSQGMLSGKDLTEFVKRSVDMI from the coding sequence ATGCAGGAAAAAGGTACCATCTCGATCCATACCGAGAATATATTCCCCATCATTAAAAAGTTTCTTTATTCTGACAATGAAATTTTCTTAAGGGAATTGGTGTCCAATGCAGTGGATGCCACGCAGAAAATCAAAAGATTGGCCCAACTGGGGCAGTATCCCGGTGAACTGGGAGACATTACGGTAGAGGTAAGTTTTGACAAAGAGAAAAAGACGATTACCATTGCCGATAAAGGGCTTGGTATGACGGCTGAGGAGATCAAAAAGTACATTAACCAAATCGCTTTTTCTGGTGCTACAGAATTTGTGGAGAAATTTAAAGATGCCAAGGATGCCAATGAAATCATTGGAAAGTTTGGTCTAGGTTTTTATTCGGCATTTATGGTGGCCCACAGGGTGGACATCCATTCATTGTCTTATCAGGAAGGTGCTGAGCCTGCCAAATGGACATGTGATGGCAGTACATCCTTTGAGATTTCTGCTGGAGACAGAACAGAAAGAGGTACCGAAATCACCCTTCATATCAATGAAGAATCCGAAGAGTTTTTGGACAAATGGAAGCTTCAGGAGATTCTTGACAAATATTGTAAATTCTTACCAGTTCCGATCAAGTTTGAGACCAAGACAGAAAGTGTGGAAGACGGAACGGACGAAGAAGGCAAACCTAAATACAAATCTGTGGAGGTGGACAATATCATCAATACCACAGCGCCTATCTGGACCAAATCCCCTAGTGAGCTAAAAGATGAGGATTACTTGTCCTTCTATAAAGAGCTTTATCCGATGAGCGAAGATCCATTGTTCTGGATTCACCTGAATGTGGATTATCCGTTTAACCTTACCGGTGTATTGTATTTCCCTAAGGTGAAGAATGAATTTGAACTGCAGAAAAATAAGATCAAGCTATTCTCCCGTCAAGTGTTCATTACTGATGAGGTAAAGGATATTGTCCCTGAATTTTTGATGTTATTGCATGGAGTGATTGATTCTCCGGATATTCCATTGAACGTATCCAGAAGCTTCTTGCAAGCGGATGGCAATGTGAAAAAGATCAATAGCTATATTACCAAGAAAGTTGCTGACAAGCTGGCTGAGTTGTTCAAGAAAGATAGGGCCGCTTATGAGTCCAAGTGGGGTGATATTGGTTTGTTTGTGAAGTATGGAATGATCAGCGAAGACAAGTTCTATGATAAAGGAAAGGACTTTGCCCTTTTGAGCAATACCAAAGGGGAGCATTTTACCATTGAAGAATACAAAGAGAAGGTAAAGGAGAGCCAAACAGACAAAGACGGCCAAGCCATCTTCCTTTACAGCACAGATGCAGAAAAGCAGGATGCCTTTATTCAGTCAGCCAACAATAAGGGCTATGATGTATTGGTGATGGACACTCCTATTGACAGTCATTTCATCAACCAGCTTGAGCAAAAACTGGAAAAAACTTCCTTGAAGCGAGTAGATGCTGATGTGGTAGATAAGCTGATCAAGAAAGAAGAGGACACCACCCATGTCCTTACCGAAGAGCAAAGCAAGCAGGTGAAGGAGGTATTTGAAAAGGCGATAGGCAATAAGGCTTATAGCGTGGAAGTGGAAGGGTTGAGCCCTGAGGAGTTGCCGGTAACCATTACCATGGAGGAATTTATGCGCAGAATGAAAGATATGGCGCAAACAGGTGGTGGAATGGGTTTTTATGGAGCCATGCCGGATAACTACAAGGTAGCCATCAATGGCAACCACAAGATCATAGATAGGATCCTTAAGGCTGAAGGGGAGGAAGAGCAAGCCAAGTTGGCCAAACAGGCTTTTGATTTGGCGAAACTTTCCCAAGGTATGCTTTCCGGTAAGGATTTGACAGAATTTGTAAAAAGAAGTGTGGACATGATTTAA
- a CDS encoding RrF2 family transcriptional regulator, producing MLSKKTKYAFHALTYLGKHKDEGSVLIQDIAAEHGISHKFLENILLELKKAGFLGSKKGKGGGYYLIKEPKDIQLSRIIRLLDGPIALLPCVSLNYYEACEECKDQEKCGLNQVMIQVRDETLNILENKTLSDILDKE from the coding sequence ATGTTATCCAAAAAAACCAAATATGCTTTTCATGCCCTGACTTATCTTGGAAAGCACAAAGATGAAGGCTCTGTATTGATCCAAGACATTGCTGCAGAGCATGGTATTTCTCATAAGTTTCTTGAGAATATCCTGTTGGAATTGAAAAAGGCAGGCTTTCTAGGAAGCAAGAAAGGCAAGGGGGGTGGTTACTATCTGATCAAGGAGCCCAAGGATATTCAGTTGTCCAGAATCATCAGGTTATTGGATGGGCCCATAGCTTTGTTACCCTGTGTCAGTTTGAACTATTATGAGGCTTGTGAGGAATGCAAGGACCAAGAAAAATGTGGTTTAAATCAAGTGATGATTCAAGTGCGTGATGAAACACTTAATATACTGGAAAACAAGACTTTATCTGACATCCTAGACAAGGAGTGA
- a CDS encoding DUF2061 domain-containing protein has translation MIFDQPIKKWFVDEKGKDSNIKSVLKSISWRLVGTMDTIVISYLITGQIKTALSIGSIEVVSKMVLYYFHERAWARITDK, from the coding sequence ATGATTTTTGATCAGCCTATCAAAAAATGGTTTGTGGATGAAAAGGGTAAAGACAGTAACATTAAAAGTGTACTGAAGTCTATTTCCTGGAGACTGGTAGGGACAATGGATACGATCGTTATTTCGTACCTGATTACGGGTCAAATTAAAACGGCATTATCTATTGGTTCTATTGAGGTCGTGAGCAAGATGGTATTGTATTATTTCCATGAAAGAGCTTGGGCCAGGATCACGGATAAATAA
- a CDS encoding phosphoadenylyl-sulfate reductase: MKKNLIKDLSARIGNVSIADAIAQLCELFPGKVVFSTSLGQEDQVITEIIAKNNLPVQIFTLDTGRLFYETYDLLSRTESRYKVKIKPYYPNTSSVENLVADIGINGFYESPENRKSCCYVRKVEPLKRALAGNSIWITGLRSEQSANRSSMSKLEWDEGNQIMKFNPLLDWSMEEMLQYINENKIPYNPLHDKGFVSIGCAPCTRAIEPGEDPRAGRWWWESSKKECGLHIK, encoded by the coding sequence ATGAAGAAGAACCTAATTAAAGACTTGTCTGCAAGAATAGGAAATGTTTCTATCGCTGATGCCATTGCACAGTTGTGTGAATTGTTTCCGGGAAAAGTGGTGTTTTCGACCTCACTGGGCCAAGAAGACCAGGTGATTACAGAGATCATTGCCAAAAATAATTTGCCCGTGCAGATCTTTACATTGGACACAGGGAGATTGTTTTATGAAACCTACGATTTGCTTTCAAGAACGGAGAGTAGGTATAAGGTGAAAATCAAACCTTATTATCCTAATACCAGCTCGGTAGAAAATTTAGTAGCTGATATTGGTATCAATGGTTTTTATGAATCTCCGGAAAACAGAAAAAGCTGCTGTTATGTTCGTAAGGTAGAGCCTTTGAAGAGGGCCTTGGCAGGTAATAGCATATGGATCACAGGACTGAGATCTGAGCAAAGTGCCAACAGAAGTTCCATGAGTAAATTGGAATGGGACGAAGGCAACCAAATAATGAAATTTAACCCATTGTTAGATTGGAGTATGGAAGAAATGCTTCAATATATCAACGAAAACAAAATCCCATATAACCCACTTCACGACAAGGGCTTTGTCAGCATAGGCTGTGCCCCTTGTACCCGGGCAATCGAGCCGGGAGAAGATCCACGCGCCGGTAGATGGTGGTGGGAAAGTTCAAAAAAAGAATGTGGTTTACATATAAAATAG
- the cysD gene encoding sulfate adenylyltransferase subunit CysD: MKNIFVPNPKEAESIQIIREVAAQFERPVLLFSGGKDSITLVRLAQKAFYPARIPFPLLHVDTGHNFPETIEFRDQLVEELGLELIVAKVQDSIDQGKVQEEKGRYSSRNSLQTTTLLDAIETHKFDACIGGARRDEEKARAKERVFSVRDDFGQWDEKNQRPELFDMLNGKIHQGQNVRAFPISNWTELDVWEYIKTENIAIPSIYFAHKREIFERDGMIWTASEHVYREENEEVKEKMVRFRTVGDMTCTAAVLSEAETLEEVVEEIRASTISERGARIDDKRSEAAMENRKKVGYF, encoded by the coding sequence ATGAAAAATATATTTGTTCCTAATCCAAAAGAAGCCGAATCAATTCAAATTATCCGTGAAGTAGCTGCACAGTTTGAAAGACCTGTTTTGCTTTTTTCTGGCGGTAAAGATTCGATAACCTTAGTAAGATTAGCTCAAAAGGCTTTTTACCCAGCAAGGATTCCTTTTCCTTTGCTCCATGTGGATACTGGTCATAATTTTCCAGAAACCATTGAATTTAGAGATCAATTGGTAGAAGAGCTTGGCTTGGAACTGATCGTGGCTAAGGTGCAGGATTCCATAGATCAAGGAAAGGTTCAGGAAGAGAAAGGCCGTTACTCCAGTAGGAATTCATTACAGACTACCACTTTATTGGATGCAATTGAGACCCACAAGTTTGATGCATGTATAGGTGGTGCCAGAAGGGATGAAGAGAAAGCGCGCGCAAAAGAACGTGTATTTTCTGTTCGTGATGACTTCGGTCAGTGGGATGAGAAAAACCAACGTCCTGAGTTATTTGATATGCTTAATGGCAAGATTCATCAGGGGCAGAATGTGAGGGCTTTCCCTATTTCCAATTGGACAGAGCTTGATGTATGGGAATATATCAAGACTGAAAATATTGCTATCCCATCTATTTATTTTGCACACAAGCGCGAGATTTTTGAAAGAGACGGCATGATTTGGACCGCTTCAGAGCATGTTTACCGTGAGGAAAATGAAGAGGTGAAGGAAAAAATGGTAAGGTTCAGAACCGTTGGAGACATGACCTGTACCGCAGCGGTATTGTCAGAAGCAGAAACCCTTGAAGAAGTGGTGGAGGAAATCAGGGCAAGTACCATTTCCGAAAGAGGCGCGAGAATTGACGATAAGCGTTCTGAAGCCGCCATGGAAAACAGAAAGAAAGTAGGTTACTTCTAG
- a CDS encoding sulfate adenylyltransferase subunit 1, whose translation MSTENRKLINIATAGSVDDGKSTLIGRLLYDTRSLTTDKLEAIERNSKQKGYDYLDFSLATDGLVAEREQGITIDVAHIYFNTDKTNYIIADTPGHVEYTRNMVTGASTSQVAIILIDARKGVIEQTYRHFFINNLLRVGHVIVAINKMDLVEFDQQVFEDIKKDFEALIEKSDYSSDQVTFIPVSALHGDNIASGSETMSWYQGPSLLEYLEDLEIDELDDHGTARFSVQYVIRPKTDTHHDFRGFAGKLYGGSLSVGDDVTVLPSFTQSKIKSIEFFDQQFDEAVAGSSVTITLEDEVNVSRGDMLVKSNELPKSEKQLSATICQVNSKPLRVGAKYILQHGVNQVLAKVDSIDGLVHTDFTGEEAADQLKLNDIGKVNFRLSKPIHFDPYKDSKSNGSFILIDEASFDTTSVGFIQ comes from the coding sequence ATGAGTACTGAAAATAGAAAACTGATCAATATTGCAACGGCCGGAAGTGTAGATGATGGTAAAAGTACCCTAATCGGAAGGTTGTTGTACGATACCCGCTCCCTGACCACCGATAAGCTGGAGGCCATAGAGCGCAACAGCAAGCAAAAAGGATATGATTACCTTGATTTTTCTTTGGCAACAGATGGCTTGGTTGCGGAGAGAGAGCAGGGAATTACTATTGATGTAGCCCATATTTATTTCAATACCGATAAAACCAATTATATCATCGCGGATACTCCAGGTCACGTGGAATACACGCGAAATATGGTGACCGGTGCCTCGACTTCCCAAGTGGCCATCATTTTGATTGATGCTAGAAAGGGTGTGATCGAGCAGACGTACCGTCACTTTTTCATCAATAACCTGTTAAGGGTTGGTCATGTGATCGTAGCGATCAATAAAATGGACTTGGTGGAATTTGACCAACAAGTTTTTGAAGATATCAAAAAGGATTTTGAGGCCTTGATCGAGAAAAGTGATTATTCTAGCGACCAAGTTACCTTTATCCCTGTAAGTGCCCTACATGGTGATAATATTGCCAGTGGATCTGAGACAATGTCTTGGTACCAAGGCCCTTCCTTATTGGAATACTTGGAAGACCTTGAAATAGATGAACTGGATGATCATGGTACTGCCCGCTTTTCAGTACAATATGTGATAAGACCAAAGACTGATACCCACCATGATTTTAGAGGATTTGCAGGGAAATTGTACGGAGGAAGTCTTTCGGTAGGGGATGATGTCACGGTTCTACCTTCTTTTACCCAAAGTAAAATCAAAAGCATCGAATTCTTTGACCAGCAGTTTGATGAGGCTGTAGCAGGAAGTTCGGTGACCATTACCCTCGAAGATGAAGTGAATGTGAGCAGGGGTGATATGTTGGTGAAATCCAATGAATTGCCTAAGTCGGAAAAACAACTTAGCGCAACGATCTGTCAAGTAAACAGTAAACCATTGAGAGTGGGTGCAAAATATATTCTTCAACATGGTGTCAATCAGGTTTTGGCTAAGGTGGACAGTATAGACGGCCTGGTACATACTGATTTCACTGGAGAGGAAGCAGCAGATCAGTTGAAGCTAAATGATATTGGTAAAGTGAATTTCAGGTTGAGCAAACCCATTCACTTTGATCCTTACAAGGATAGTAAGTCAAACGGAAGTTTTATTTTAATCGATGAAGCGTCATTTGATACTACCAGTGTAGGTTTCATCCAGTAG